TTATTAAATCTGAAACGTTAATAAAACATACTTTGCAATCTTTAGAAGCTGTTTGCCATATTCGTACTGTTTGGTCATTCGAGGAAGAAGCTATGAGGGAACCATCGGAAGAAATGCGAATCATTCGCACCCACTCTCTATGTCCGGTGTAAGTTTTCACACAATAACtattaaaagaaaattcaatattgtaaGCTTATATATTCAAGTCAATGATGTATAGTTGAGTATTAGAATAAAAAGATCATACCCTGTGGCAACATCCCACATCTTTATTGTTTTATCGCGACTACCAGAAAAAACAACGTCACCACTCGGTGCAAAAGCTACAGAAGACACATTGTGATCATGTCCATGCATAGTTTTAATGCACTCGAAAGTCTGTTGAAAGTCCCATAATTTTATAGTCATATCGGCGCTGCACGACACTGAAAAACATATGAATCATCATCAATGAGTGTGTATTGCGAAATGGTCGAACAATGCGACGAAAGAAGACGCTCATAAATACCTAATAATTTGCCGTGATGATCAAATGCAATATCCTGTACTGAATCGGTGTGCCCCTTCAGGGTTTGTTCATATTCGCCACTTTCAAAATCCCAAACTTTTATTGTAGCATCTTCACTAGCAGACACCATCATACTAAAAACTGGATGAAAAATCACCTGCaaaaatgatacaaaaaatTAGCTGAAGAATCTATTaggattagaaaaaaaattaaaaccaataaacTGATTATACCTTTGTTATTGGAGCTCGGTGTCCAGTTAGAGAGAACTTCTCTGGCGGACGTGGAATCCATTCTGCAGGGGTTCGTTTTGCTCGCGTTGGAGCACCTTCAATAAATTCCTTTTGAGCTTCAGAAAGCTTCGATTCTAACTCCATCACCTTGAATAAAacatacaataattataaaaatgtattacacacacaaaaaaaaatgattatattaaaattatttgttacCTTCTTTTGTAATCTGATAACAGATGTCCACTTCTTCTCGAGGAGACCACCAAACTTTCGGTCCATTTCGCCGGGCATATCAGCCTCCTTCTTGAACGCTTCGAGTGCATCATTATAGCCATTACTACTCAAATAATCAGCGATAGCCTTATtactgaaacaaaaaaaaaacaaaagaaaatcaaTTACATGCATCATAATTCCATCAATATGACATGGCAATCAtagtttgaaaattaaataaaaaaaacttcagcaCAAACGAGCCAAAATAAGTAATGCAGGTACACCCACGACTTCCTAATTCTTTTTGTTCTCGATCggtttactgaatacaattgcACATAATGAACGTTGCGGTGGAATTCATTCGGAACTGGTTCTACGTGTCATCTTCTCCAAGAAACAAACTAGTTATACGAGATAAAAATTGCAATACAATGACACTAGACGAGACATAAGTGAATGTCATTCAATCAACGCCTAGTGAACTCTTGAttgatgtttgtttatttatacttaGAAAACACATGATATGGTGGAACAATTCGATCGGTCATATACGAGCGCGTCCATTGACGAAATTTGGTGGTTTGAAAAGTGAAACAAGATTAACCAacggataataaaaaaaagtagccGACGCCGCTATGTGAAACCCATTGAATGCAGAGGATGAATCAGATACGCATGCGTAGTGTGGAAAACGGCAACATGCAAGAGCGCCACAGATAATCGACCGTAACAACGTTTCGTCAAGTCAACAAATTTCTATAATAGCCACGTTCGCCAAATATTTGCAACAACGTCATCGCGCTCTGTAAACATCCCACAGTCTCAAAATCAATCATCCCCCACTGTGACAACATACTTCGTTCTCAAGCATACTAATCACAAGTAGTGCGTGACATTTCAGACATGTCTTTCCTTTTCCTTGCATTTACCATACGAGTACCTTGGGTCCTATAATTCTCGATAAACCACTTGATGCTCCTGATTTATGGTTCAGGCGGGGGTTGAAATAGCCTTTTCTTATCTTACTCTTCTTTTCGGAATATTTAGACAATAAAACAACTAAAAGAAACAAAATCGCTAATTTCAAAACCTTCTAATGAATTCGATCGAtgagaaaaaatacatatccaATTACAAGGCCCAAGCTCTACTACGATTAGATTAGAGCTCTTTCGTGGTATAAGTTACGATGTATACAAAGCAGCCTATAAATAACTGATCAAGCACATAAATGCAAATCCTTAATCGAAACCACAAATTTACTGTATGAAAGGGCTCTATAGTGGAGATTTTATCTTCCCAAATAAATACACAACTTATCTCAGTGATTTTTCGCTTGTCGACTCTCAATGTATCAAAATAGATattaatgaataattttattttattttacatatatataccaggaaggctagACAGAAAgaccacaatgcgccttcctagacaattaattacaaacaatgcagcatttttattacataaatcactgtatttcgagaaccagaagaacacgaaattaacaattaattgagacatctatggatttagatttgtacataatttttacaaattgtacatacattaaatacggaagatttgtgacagcaggtaggatgattttttgccaattttgaggaaccgtttcaacaatgatgaaataaaattggcaaaatctgataagaagcgatcgacttggagtcacaaatatccagctaaccagcagtatagcgggatcgaacccaaaaATCACTtgatgctaaacatacacgctaccactgagctatactgctggctaatgaaaTGATTGTAATTGGCAGATCCACAAATCAATGAATCTACCAGATTAAAGACTTGCAAAATGGAAGAGGAAACCAGACGGTTATCTTTTTCCGACCGGCGCCATCGTACCCAAACTACTACTACTATAGTCACTGACAACCATATCATAATACAAAATCCGAcggatgtacatatttgatctAACTTTTATACTTTTGCGTGTATAACAAGCTTATACGCGGTGACTATGAAAGAATACAGTCCATTATGCCGTAAAGCATATTGCGAAGAAAAATAGCAAACGCGAATAAAAATTTTGCAACCACCTCTACGATTgaacataacatatgtacatacttagtcCATTCCGTAAGAGAATTATTAGCATACGAACACCGGATGCGATGACTGCTATCGGATGATCGAAGAGTCTTACTAaataacaaatcaaatttgCATTCCTTTCACGCACAGACGAAAGCCAGAGAAGAGAGAGGTCCttctttaaaaaaaagcaaTCTAAAGACGTGTAAATTGAAAGCATCCAAACTGGGCAGGgggttgttttaaatattttaagacaGGCCGGCTGGTGGAATAGCGTCGTACAATTCAAGCGACCGGTATCGATCCGTCGTGGGAGGTGGGTGGGTGGTGGACCAGCTCGTAGGGAGAATCCACCTACGCAACGGGGTGAAACTTACCCCCGTTTGCGTCACGCTTATTTTTCTACGTACTGTTGTAGGCCTTTTGGGATTATTGCGCAACTTGAAATACCATTATTATTGGAAATAAATCCCAGATCCGCACTATCTGCGATAACAGTAATACGATATGATTCATCGACATTTTTTCGTAGTAACAGAGAAGACACCAAAGTGCATCAAAGATATGTATACAGACACACTAATTTGGGCGGCTAATTTGGATACGCAGCACTTGTACGGCTTATTCGATGCCCCATAACATTGTCTTTTAAACGGATCAACTGTTGTGCAACGGAGACCGGTGACGAAAATTGACACATATCGATTCAAATAAGGCCAATGcgaaaataatccgtttacacTTGCGAAAactaacgaaataaaaaaaaaaacagaagaaGTGCGACAATGTGAGAAGAAAGCAGACTATCTATATTATGAAGAAAGTTATAATACAATGCAATACATGAGAATCGCGCACATTAGGTACACACGAACTAATATCGACTTTCACTCGTgtgtaagataaaaaaaaaaccagttcGGCAAAAATATCTCCAGCTGGGATAAGAGCTACCAAATTATCATTGTAATATTACAATGGAAGAGCAATGGCGAGTGTCTGAAAATATCTGAATATCGTGCGCAACGCGTTGCAGATAAGTGTTTCCCGGTTCGAAGCACTATTATCAATAGTTGAGCGCAATACCCTACGTACAATGGAACGGTCATGACGGATTTCGTCAGTGAGTCATTGTTTGCAAAATACACAGCTGTCAAAAAACGAGGAATTCCTTCAGCTTCGAGTACTACGCGCAAATGTTCTGGGTAGGGGTAGTTCAGGTTCCAGACTGGATCCGAAACAAAACAACGACCCTCTAAAAATACACCGATGACTGGAAACTCTGCTACGCAAAACTTCTGCCCGTGTAAATTGTACGTTCAAAGTCCAAATATACAGGAAATGCTTTCCATCAGCTTATCTTATGTCAGAGAAAACAACGCGTCAAATcagtgttaaaaaaaaaaacacctaatCATCAATTATATACGCGTCACTGGCAAAACTGCTACCCAAAAATTCACCAAGCATTgatcatttaataaaaacacaattaaCGTAAACGATACCAATACTTCAATTGTAACGCAtgtgtcaaattattttttgaatgtatgaaagttttttaaatgaaagtcTACTGAAGAGAGGATTTCCAAGGGAGTTCTAAGTTGCGCCATATTGGTGTCGTCTTTTCTTTTGTCGAGATATTgatctaaaaaataataatacaaaagaaAACCCCGGGCAGACTTGGCTGGCTTGCAATCCCCGTTAAAATGCCATTTTTTAGTCTGAGAAAGCGTCCCTGTTGAATCAAATATGTTCGTGCTTCGTTGGCATATTGAAAAACAGAACTTGACTTTGGCATTTTAAGTTGAAAactcaattaattttcaatattgagAAGCCATTGTCAGCAAGATTAATGAATATGGGTTTCAATTCCAACACTTTATCCTTCACAACTACTCAGCTTGCAGATCCACAGATCAAAAAAACGAAATCAACAGCTTATTTTCTAAtcaaattttcacaaattcCACTTTTGAAcagaattttatttcaaattctaACACCTATATACACATCTTTACAGCTTACGACTCCTAAACTAACGTGCATAAATGATAAATTCACACATGCACAAAAACGACCCTTTCGAGAGGAACAGATGCTGAATGCAAAATCATAACAcgttacaatttaaaaaaataataataacacaaaGTGAAAAGTTATAATATACGAGTAGTATAGTAGAATTGGCACTTTCTATTCTCTTTTGGTTCGGCCAGTAAGTAAGTAGTAAGAAGTATCGGCAGGTGAACGGCTCtaccgttgtttttttttcttcttctattaCTATTATAACTCTCGAATCGTTCCAAACCATATCAGTACTATCGATTGTAGAAATGCAAATTTGGCGAAACGGCACACGCGAGCGGAAAATGGTAAttctaagaaaaataaaatcaagcgAAACATCGACCCAAAAGTAGTAGGGGAAACCCTTCACCGATGAACTTGGCCTCGCGACCGACGTTTATGGGTACTACCTTCACGCATTTTACAAACgtacttattataatatattattatattgccaATATATGCACATGCTAGGTATTCAAGCATACGCCGAGCGTGATAAGGGTGCCCCGATAACCCTGCAGTCAATCAGAGTGAACAACGACGACAATCGCAAATTGCCGTATGGTGACACGAGCTGGAATCTCGCCGGACGCTTATCTCTGTGTCATTATGTTAGCTGATGATgccgtcgtcgtcgtcgtcgatgATGGATGGTGGAACATCTCAGGTATGTACCATCGAATATGTACGGCGTAAGGTACTGCCACTTAGTGGGTATCTAACGTGGATGGATGGAGGGCAGTGATCCCAAACGGCGAAACATGCAGGTCAAATCAGAACGTAACTGTACACGTGGATTGTTTCCACGGATTCGATAGGAATTCTGCGTTATCGCGAGagcatataaataattaatgcaTACACGTCCATATCTACATAAAAACAATACTCCCAGCACAATGTCCACTGCTAGTATGCACTATCATCGGCTAGTCGACGGCCTCGCTTGAGGGTCTCGAAAAGAAATGATCGATGGCCGATCGTTAAACTACAATATGCAATGCAATATTCTCACTTTTTGTATTGTATACAAAGGCCAGTGTTCATTAGCTTGCCAATGTCATACAAGTGTTAGTTAAGTTGGGGAAGTttcaaaaatatgaaaagaGTTGTTtgtagcagtggcggctcgtcagAATTCATAGTGAAGGGGCTGCAGGTATgaatcgggctgtagtagctcgttgaccacaCCGATGCCCGAATGCAAACAAAAATGGCATGAATGTGTACATACTACATTGGGAGGATGCAGCCCGCAGCTCATATAGATGACAAAAAtagtatgcatatgtactataatgggaggtctgcagcccgtAATCATATGGTCGAGCCGCCACTAGACTGGCTCAATACCGTCAATGTTTTCAAGGGAGATAAATTTCAGGCTAATAAACCATAATTGAAATATCTTAAGAGGTAATTAAGCTTAGCATTGCTTTAGACTTGGGCTGCCCTAGGGGGATTCAAATCTAAGCGACGAAAGATGAAACGCCAGCAGTCGCAGTTTTCGTAACATTTATATTAGAGTCTAGTGGTACTCTGCCAAAGGAATGTGTGAAGACCAAgctttatttcaaatacatgAAACCGTTGAATCAAACCGTCTGACCGTATTTAGGTAAGGCTTCCCGCTCTACGTTTTCCGCGATGCCCTGCATTTCAACCAACCTTTTACACGGTTCGTTTCCATTCTCACCTGTGAGGTCACCCCCTTCAAAAGGTTAAATAAAGGACAACGCCGAACGGAAAACCGCACCTTTCCTGTACAATATGGATATATGTGCATGCGCAATAATTGAGTGATATTTATCTGAAGACGGTATATACCAGTCAGTGGTAACTGGTGAAATATGTATTTCGTATACATCTCACTCATTAGAAGACCTCACCGGATAACTGTACCGCTGTGTAAAAGTGTGAGAACGACTTCCTGCCAAATTAAACCGGTACAACCATACATAGTTCAAAACGAAAGGATTGCCGTGAAAGGTGAAGGTTGTATAacaatattgaataaattgagCGAGCGTTCGCAGAATTTAAGTGACGACAAATATGGAATACTATTCATTTTAGACCAAGTTGGGAATCATGTCGTGACCTTCTGCCTAGTGCGAATAGAGTGCATGAATGACGCGATGGCGTTTGCCGAATCCACCTAAGTATGTAGGTACGTACTTACAGATCGATAGACGAATGCACTCCAAATTCGTCGTCGGTGAGTCTGCCTGGAACCATTTTTGGGGTCAACAACCACGGCGGAATTTTATAGCGGAATTCGCCATCGCGTTTGTTATCCACTGTACTTGAGAGTCAACTATGACCGTGCAATTCAAATTTCGAATTTGCGCGAACGAGAAGAACAACACGTCAACTTTCACACAGCTCGATGTGAAACTAAACTTAGTCCGCGAGCAAGTGCTCCGATAAAACCggaagaaaaatgaaaatgttccgGAGAAACTTACACACGTGTGGATACGAGACGACATTTTGAGCTATCTTTGGGGACCTAAATCGAACGTTTTTAAACTGCAATATCGTAAAAATTCGAAAGTGGACTTTCGAAATGGTCTGCGGTGTGTATTAGTGGCCGTTAGGTATTAGTGGTCTTAATTGAGATGAACTTACAGTTCTTCCCGCTGCCGCTGCGACAACACCATTTTCATCGTGGTCGGAGTGTCGAGGTGGAGGGGTGACTTCTTCCGATAATGGGTGCTGCTGCTTTTTTCAGCTGCTTCAGTAGACTAGGAAGGAAGCTCACGCCGACTCACCGGAGCCCATCACCTGGTCGCAACACACAAACAAACAATTTTAgtcaaatatgtacacacaatatCGACGAAACACATGTTCTGACGTAGCAAACACACTGTCAGGGTTAAAAGTTTTCAAAAGTCAAGTGTAGCAGCCAACTGCTATGAACAATGTACCCATATCACGTTTCCCTTCTACATAATATCCATCACTTACACAACTATTAAAGTCGTTTACGCAGATAGACGAAGCCTAGTTGTAATTAAGCAGTGGTTTcattgtcaatatgtacagCAGGTAAACAAAAATCAGTGTCGACAGTAGCGAACGCAAATTTGAATGTTGGCAATTACCGGAAAGAAAATTTCTGGTACTTAATAAACCGGAAATTTTAATACGTATCCAAgtcaaaactaaaaatatataaattggatatttttacgatcgttacgaatattttttgaaaaagcaAAAGATCACCGGTAAACAGCCTATTTACCGACCAAACGGGTTTCGCGAATCCTAGTAGACTCCACAATTTAAATTCAGAgacaataaaaaagaaaaaggttCGACAAAACGACACAGCTCCCCAGAGCCCTGATATAAACGGAGAAATTGCAAATTCAGTATGCGAACGAGCGAACCTGTTAGTCGtacttaaaacttaattttaagTTGAAACCACCAAGGGGAATTTCTGTATatgaaatgacaaaaaaaaatggaataataAAATCGACCGATTAGATTAAATTATAAGTAGATAAAAAAAGAACGAACTTGAGGCGGAAACGAACCGAATCGTATGAAACGGGCACGTTCTTGGCCTTCTGTGGTGAAAAAAGGATGTCTCACATCGCACGGTTTTTATTCGACAAgtctctcctacatttcttcaaatactgCTGTCAAACTTATATTAATACAAGGATTTTTGGCATGGGTTTCGTAGCAtatatcaggcgtgctagcgttttctttaatgtacaaaaatatctaataaaaaaaacacgtgccgcgtacctcATTGTGTCTGCGCCTTTACGATACTTGTTCATTAGTTGGGCTCACGCTTCGcgctcaaaaaccaattattaCGCTTCGCTGCGACATCTCGTTTCGACTAAGTGTATGTCAACagattttttacttatttaataataatggcaTACATGATAAAACATTTAGAACGACTGTGGGAAATAGTCGGAGACGAGGAACGAAACGGGACTGTATAGGACTCATATCTAGACGTTTTGTTTCCGCTATaagacctatgtatgtattgttgcgtagtgctgggttcaggatccaaacgaaaggccaaagtcgcttcacagcatttattcaacgatcccaGAGGTCCACGGGGAAGGACCGCTCACTCcggaataatctgatctaccgtgtgtacctccttataaaggataagt
This Arctopsyche grandis isolate Sample6627 chromosome 7, ASM5162203v2, whole genome shotgun sequence DNA region includes the following protein-coding sequences:
- the Lis-1 gene encoding lisH and WD40 domain-containing Lis-1, whose amino-acid sequence is MKMVLSQRQREELNKAIADYLSSNGYNDALEAFKKEADMPGEMDRKFGGLLEKKWTSVIRLQKKVMELESKLSEAQKEFIEGAPTRAKRTPAEWIPRPPEKFSLTGHRAPITKVIFHPVFSMMVSASEDATIKVWDFESGEYEQTLKGHTDSVQDIAFDHHGKLLVSCSADMTIKLWDFQQTFECIKTMHGHDHNVSSVAFAPSGDVVFSGSRDKTIKMWDVATGYCVKTYTGHREWVRMIRISSDGSLIASSSNDQTVRIWQTASKDCKVELRDHDHVVECVAWAPDTASGPINEAAGHDNRKGAHLGPFLASGSRDKTIRIWDVGTGLCLMTLAGHDNWVRGVAFHPGGRYLLSASDDKTLRVWDIKNKRCLKTLYAHQHFATSLDFHKTLPYVISGSVDQSVKVWECR